The following DNA comes from Moritella sp. 24.
ATAATCCATATTTAGTAGCCCGGTATTATATTCTTTTGTTTATTTATGTTGGGGTATTTTTATCTTGCTTGCTAGAACCATTATTGGTTAACTGAACATTCAATTTTAAACGTGTGGCTAGGGGGTTATATGACAATTTATTTTATTAATCACTTTGCGACACGATTATGGCTGCTCTGGAAACCAGAGTAGCAGCTAACTAATTTTGGCGAGGCTACGGGATCTGTAGCCTGCTTTTCGTTTTATTCTACTTATTCCTAGCCTCCATTTTTACCTTGGAGGGGTCATGGAACAGACTAATACCAACATTCAACGCACTATTAAACGAACAATTCAACGAACTATGCGTTCAGCTTTACGTAAGAAACTATCGGACCACAAAATTGGTTTATTGTGTGCATTTTTTGCGACCTGTTTATTTTCAACAAAAGGTATTTTCGTTAAGCTCGCTTATCAATATGGTGTAGATAGCATCACGCTAATGACGTATCGGATGATCTTATCGTTACCTTTCTATATTGCTGTATTTATATGGATGCTAAGGAAAACACCGGCACTCTCGCCATCGATAAAAGCACAGTTTATTCCTGTTATGGGTATTGGCTTTTTGGGTTATTACTTATCGAGTTATTTTGACTTGGAAGGACTTAACTATATTAGCTCTCAGCTAGAACGATTATTGTTATTTACTTATCCAACGGTTGTTGTATTGCTCAGTTGGATTGTGTTTGGCAATAAAATAAGCAAACAAGTTATAGGTGCGCTTATCTTGGCCTATGCTGGAGTATTTGTGCTGTTTTATCATGATTTAGGTAAGCAGGGTGAGGGT
Coding sequences within:
- a CDS encoding DMT family transporter yields the protein MEQTNTNIQRTIKRTIQRTMRSALRKKLSDHKIGLLCAFFATCLFSTKGIFVKLAYQYGVDSITLMTYRMILSLPFYIAVFIWMLRKTPALSPSIKAQFIPVMGIGFLGYYLSSYFDLEGLNYISSQLERLLLFTYPTVVVLLSWIVFGNKISKQVIGALILAYAGVFVLFYHDLGKQGEGVITGSLLVLTACFTFACYLLFSKTKIQKLGSLVFTCIAMFGASFMIFVHFSVAHDIQDLSIPLPVFFISLWLAIGCTVIPSFLMSEGIARVGPEQASIVGGSGPVLTALMAVFLLGEAFTIYHFLGMLMVIVAIVWLSVRK